The proteins below are encoded in one region of bacterium:
- a CDS encoding VWA domain-containing protein, whose amino-acid sequence MIRFDHPWMLWLLLLVPVWVAGMMVMLKLRRRAGEAFVARSLLERVAYSLSFTRLRAKMILWIIAWGLLVVAAADPQVGTKLEEVKKKGIDIMLAVDLSTSMLCEDLSPSRLENAKHEISKFVDGLKGDRVGIVAFAGTAIVHCPLTTDYGAAKLLTKVMNPDLMPEQGTAIADAIDAAKKAFNSPEVKSKVLVIITDGEDHEQAAIDAAKEAAKEGIRIYTIGVGTPSGAPIPMKNGKPTDNGFKRDPSGQVVVTRLNEVLLQQIADAGNGKYLHGTQSGKELDAIWSDISSMEKTEFGKKQFTAFEDRFQYLVLPALLLLLGEFFLSERKGKLWIVRTAPKMMRTRKVKEAQ is encoded by the coding sequence TTGGTGCCGGTGTGGGTTGCCGGAATGATGGTGATGCTGAAGCTCCGGCGGCGAGCCGGCGAGGCGTTTGTGGCGCGGAGCCTGCTGGAACGCGTGGCCTATTCCCTGAGCTTTACCCGGTTGCGGGCGAAGATGATTCTCTGGATCATTGCCTGGGGCCTGCTGGTTGTGGCGGCGGCGGACCCGCAAGTGGGCACCAAGCTCGAAGAGGTCAAGAAGAAGGGGATTGACATCATGCTGGCGGTGGATCTGTCCACCAGTATGCTGTGTGAGGACCTGTCGCCGTCGCGGCTGGAAAATGCCAAGCATGAGATTTCCAAGTTTGTGGATGGCCTGAAGGGTGACCGAGTAGGCATTGTGGCCTTTGCCGGGACGGCCATTGTGCATTGTCCGTTGACCACCGATTACGGCGCAGCCAAGCTGCTGACCAAGGTGATGAACCCGGATCTGATGCCGGAACAGGGAACTGCTATTGCCGATGCGATTGACGCGGCCAAGAAAGCCTTCAACTCGCCGGAAGTCAAAAGCAAGGTGCTGGTGATTATCACTGATGGGGAAGACCACGAGCAGGCGGCGATTGACGCGGCCAAAGAGGCGGCCAAAGAAGGCATCCGGATTTACACCATTGGGGTGGGAACGCCCTCCGGCGCGCCGATTCCGATGAAGAACGGTAAGCCGACGGATAACGGTTTCAAGCGGGACCCCTCCGGGCAGGTTGTGGTGACGCGGCTGAATGAAGTTCTGTTGCAGCAGATTGCCGATGCCGGAAATGGCAAGTATTTGCATGGCACACAGAGCGGCAAGGAACTGGACGCGATCTGGTCGGATATTTCCTCGATGGAGAAGACGGAGTTCGGCAAGAAGCAGTTTACGGCTTTTGAGGACCGCTTCCAGTATCTGGTGCTGCCCGCGCTGCTGCTGCTGCTGGGTGAGTTCTTCCTGTCGGAGCGTAAGGGAAAGTTGTGGATTGTGCGGACCGCGCCGAAAATGATGCGCACCCGCAAAGTGAAGGAGGCGCAATGA
- a CDS encoding tetratricopeptide repeat protein, with protein sequence MRLLLWLTAAILSIGLAYGSPRTQVKSGNKAATKGDADNALTHYVRALQQKGDSSVIFYDMGNALYDKGDYSNAAQSFQGSLNPRESKAEQAQTFYNLGNSLFQGKEYEKAAGAYVESLKRNPEDLEAKYNLELARRMLQQQQQQQQQNQNQDQKDQKKQDQKDQQDQQKQDQQDQQKQDQQQQQNQQDQQQQDQQQQQPPPQGQQMSQQDAERLLNALLQDEQKALKDAKKVKVAARAKREKDW encoded by the coding sequence ATGAGACTACTCTTATGGCTAACTGCGGCCATCCTGAGCATCGGCCTGGCCTATGGATCGCCGCGCACGCAGGTGAAGTCCGGCAACAAGGCGGCGACCAAGGGGGACGCGGACAACGCGTTGACCCATTATGTCCGCGCCTTGCAGCAGAAGGGCGACAGTTCGGTTATCTTTTATGATATGGGCAACGCGCTGTACGACAAGGGGGATTACTCCAATGCGGCGCAGTCTTTTCAGGGGTCGCTGAATCCCCGCGAGTCCAAGGCCGAGCAGGCACAGACCTTCTACAACCTTGGCAACAGCCTCTTTCAGGGCAAGGAATACGAAAAGGCAGCCGGGGCTTATGTGGAATCCCTGAAACGCAATCCGGAAGACCTCGAGGCCAAGTATAACCTTGAACTGGCCCGGCGGATGTTGCAGCAGCAACAGCAGCAACAGCAGCAGAACCAGAATCAGGATCAGAAGGACCAGAAGAAGCAGGATCAAAAGGATCAACAAGACCAGCAGAAGCAAGATCAGCAGGATCAGCAGAAGCAGGACCAGCAGCAGCAACAGAACCAACAAGACCAGCAACAGCAGGACCAGCAGCAACAACAACCGCCGCCGCAAGGTCAGCAGATGAGCCAGCAGGATGCGGAGCGGCTGCTCAATGCCTTGTTGCAGGATGAGCAAAAAGCCCTGAAGGACGCCAAGAAGGTGAAGGTTGCTGCGCGCGCAAAACGGGAGAAGGATTGGTGA
- a CDS encoding BatD family protein produces the protein MRAFVWICLLALTIPALAQEKLTASVDHTTVRVGEMVTLILSFSGGASGVSAPTFPALEKLQLAGGPYTSTNFSIVNGRASSTISYSYSLMAREAGTARIGEAVVKYKGKEYKSDPVTVNVLAAGAAAPGSGRSGENADVFIRVIPDKTEAYLGEQLTLTYKIYFASQISNLEPTKSPGTTGFWVEDYPIPSQLTVSREVINGRAYNTATFKKIAIFPTSVGNLTVEPLSISTRIQRSGRQRSRDPLDIFSDPFFGMGSQLEPIEVQSPSVKITVKPLPQVSVPTGFAGAVGNYKIQAALDRNACKTGDAVTLTVTVSGTGNIKTLPAPVISFPTDVDHYDPEASDDIRRTQADINGVKTFKYVVIPRAPGAQVIPAIAYPFFDPDRNSYATATAPELALQVEKGTGASAYSGQTIAEKRKVESVSTDIAFVKTNPGSFQTLGDPPHMGLGFWGLSLAPWAAVAAVVLVSRKREGLSRGRRGAVLKAQKQLDLAQKALKAGKSEAVLHHVAASMDTVLSGAIGIDVADLTAEHLAECWQAEHLDDALLQDVLNVQRECDMARFAAGLSSTKSLQALIEMTRGVVDKLGRAQVKEGART, from the coding sequence GTGAGAGCATTTGTCTGGATCTGCCTGCTGGCACTCACCATTCCGGCGCTTGCACAGGAGAAGCTCACCGCGTCGGTGGACCACACTACCGTGCGAGTCGGGGAGATGGTGACCTTGATTCTCAGCTTCTCCGGTGGGGCGAGCGGCGTGAGTGCGCCCACCTTTCCGGCATTGGAGAAACTGCAACTGGCAGGCGGACCCTACACCAGCACCAACTTTTCGATTGTGAATGGCCGCGCGTCCTCCACCATCAGCTACAGCTATTCCTTAATGGCCAGGGAAGCCGGCACGGCGCGGATCGGCGAGGCGGTGGTCAAGTACAAGGGGAAGGAATACAAGAGCGACCCGGTCACCGTGAATGTTCTTGCGGCGGGGGCCGCCGCGCCGGGGAGCGGCAGAAGCGGTGAGAATGCGGATGTGTTTATCCGGGTGATCCCTGACAAAACCGAAGCGTATCTGGGCGAGCAGCTCACCCTGACGTACAAGATTTATTTTGCATCGCAGATTTCCAATCTCGAGCCCACCAAGTCACCGGGAACTACAGGCTTTTGGGTGGAAGATTATCCGATTCCGTCGCAGTTGACGGTCAGCCGGGAAGTCATTAATGGCCGGGCGTACAATACGGCAACATTCAAGAAGATCGCGATCTTTCCGACCAGCGTGGGCAATCTGACGGTTGAGCCGCTATCCATCAGCACGAGGATCCAGCGCTCGGGGCGGCAGCGTTCGCGCGATCCGCTGGACATTTTCAGCGATCCCTTCTTCGGAATGGGCTCGCAGCTTGAACCGATTGAGGTGCAGTCTCCCAGCGTGAAGATCACCGTTAAGCCGCTGCCACAAGTCAGCGTGCCGACGGGGTTTGCAGGCGCGGTGGGAAACTACAAGATTCAGGCGGCACTGGACCGCAATGCCTGCAAGACCGGAGACGCGGTGACGTTGACCGTGACGGTTTCCGGAACGGGCAATATCAAAACTCTGCCCGCGCCGGTGATCAGCTTCCCGACGGATGTAGACCATTACGATCCGGAAGCCAGCGACGATATTCGCCGCACGCAGGCGGACATCAACGGCGTTAAGACCTTCAAGTACGTGGTGATTCCCCGCGCACCGGGCGCACAGGTGATTCCGGCGATTGCTTACCCGTTCTTCGATCCGGACAGGAACAGCTACGCCACGGCAACGGCACCCGAATTGGCGCTGCAGGTCGAGAAGGGGACAGGCGCTTCGGCCTATTCGGGACAGACCATTGCCGAGAAGCGCAAAGTGGAGAGCGTGTCCACCGACATCGCGTTTGTCAAAACCAATCCCGGAAGTTTTCAAACCCTTGGCGATCCTCCCCACATGGGGCTTGGATTCTGGGGGCTCAGTTTGGCGCCGTGGGCGGCTGTTGCTGCGGTGGTGCTGGTTTCGCGCAAGCGGGAAGGCCTTAGCCGAGGCCGGCGGGGAGCCGTGCTCAAAGCGCAAAAGCAGCTTGACCTGGCACAGAAAGCTCTGAAGGCCGGCAAGTCCGAAGCGGTACTGCATCATGTGGCGGCTTCCATGGATACCGTTCTTTCCGGGGCGATTGGAATCGATGTTGCCGACCTGACGGCGGAGCATCTGGCCGAATGCTGGCAGGCGGAACATCTTGATGATGCACTGTTGCAGGATGTGCTGAACGTGCAGCGGGAATGTGATATGGCGCGCTTTGCGGCGGGACTCAGCTCGACGAAATCCTTGCAGGCTCTGATTGAGATGACGCGCGGAGTCGTGGACAAGCTGGGGCGTGCGCAGGTGAAGGAAGGAGCGCGGACATGA
- a CDS encoding tetratricopeptide repeat protein, giving the protein MTQRISILLFALLALSSLALADARSGFEEGLRLYRSNDIDGAITAWENVVRQGEVSGPLYYNLGNAYFRAKKYGLAILNYERAHKLLPRDHDVVGNLDLTRMATVDKIEPSVRLVVWNWVDSVRDHFSLHELAMLFYAFGFACAAFLVAGRLGAPKLRQSLKTVTVVLLVFYVLSGAWYVWRASLDARPYGVVMATKTDAYSAPDDASKQLFSLHEGTRVQIGESLSGWVNVRLVDGRKGWIPLQSLEKI; this is encoded by the coding sequence ATGACTCAGAGAATCTCCATTCTCCTGTTCGCGCTGCTGGCACTGTCCAGCTTGGCGCTGGCCGATGCCCGGTCAGGATTCGAAGAGGGCTTGCGGCTCTATCGCTCCAACGACATCGACGGAGCGATTACGGCCTGGGAGAACGTGGTGCGTCAGGGAGAAGTCAGCGGCCCGCTGTACTATAACTTGGGCAACGCCTACTTTCGGGCGAAGAAATACGGACTGGCAATCCTCAATTATGAACGGGCACACAAATTGTTGCCCCGGGATCATGACGTGGTGGGCAATTTGGACCTGACACGGATGGCAACCGTCGACAAGATCGAGCCCTCTGTACGCCTCGTGGTCTGGAACTGGGTCGACTCTGTGCGGGATCACTTCAGTTTGCATGAATTAGCCATGCTCTTCTATGCGTTCGGTTTTGCCTGCGCGGCCTTTCTGGTGGCAGGGCGACTTGGAGCCCCAAAACTGCGGCAATCCCTGAAGACGGTCACAGTGGTGCTGCTTGTCTTCTATGTTTTGTCCGGAGCATGGTATGTCTGGCGGGCCAGCCTGGATGCCCGACCCTATGGCGTGGTCATGGCGACCAAGACCGATGCCTATTCGGCACCGGATGATGCGTCCAAGCAGTTGTTCTCGTTGCATGAGGGAACTCGCGTGCAGATCGGTGAAAGCCTGTCCGGCTGGGTGAATGTCCGGCTGGTAGATGGCCGGAAAGGCTGGATTCCGCTGCAGTCTCTGGAGAAAATTTAG
- a CDS encoding glycosyltransferase family 2 protein: MSEHVSKAVRPTVSVIVLNYNGLDFLPRCLETLQNTSYSPLELVVADNNSSDGSLVYLQEHYPGVRIIAFTENLGYSGAYNAAIEQVDSEFVVLLNFDVEVEPDWLDQSMELLLTEPRLAAVQPKLRALQRRSRFEYAGGSGGFLDRYGYPFLRGRVFDCLEEDHGQYDDVVPVLWATGAALVTRRTAYFQAGMLDADFFLHMEEIDLCWRYRLMGWEVRVAPKGVVYHYSGAALSAERFHKIYYNHRNSLVMLFKNYGIGRLLRNLPVRWLLDSITVATSLFRKEPKRSAAVLAAYWYMLTHLPMLVAKRRRVQRMRTVSDRELDHVIFPGSVVWRYFVKKQKTFTQLIAEW; this comes from the coding sequence ATGTCCGAACACGTTTCCAAGGCAGTTCGACCGACAGTCTCGGTTATTGTACTTAATTACAATGGCTTAGATTTTTTACCTCGTTGCCTTGAGACCCTCCAAAACACCTCGTATTCTCCCCTCGAACTCGTCGTCGCAGATAATAACTCTTCTGACGGCAGTCTCGTGTACCTCCAAGAACACTATCCCGGCGTCAGAATCATCGCCTTTACGGAGAATCTTGGGTACAGTGGGGCGTATAATGCTGCCATTGAACAGGTGGACAGTGAGTTTGTAGTGCTCCTGAACTTCGACGTGGAAGTCGAGCCGGATTGGCTGGACCAGTCGATGGAGCTGTTGCTGACTGAGCCGCGTCTGGCGGCCGTTCAGCCGAAACTCAGAGCCTTACAGCGCCGTTCACGGTTTGAGTATGCCGGGGGAAGCGGCGGATTTTTGGATCGGTACGGGTACCCGTTTCTGCGCGGCAGGGTGTTTGACTGCCTTGAGGAAGACCACGGTCAATATGATGACGTGGTTCCGGTGCTCTGGGCCACTGGCGCTGCCTTGGTGACGCGCCGCACGGCATATTTTCAGGCAGGAATGCTGGATGCGGATTTCTTCCTGCATATGGAAGAGATTGATTTGTGCTGGCGGTATCGGTTGATGGGGTGGGAAGTCCGGGTAGCCCCCAAAGGCGTTGTCTACCACTATTCGGGTGCGGCCCTTTCGGCAGAACGGTTTCATAAGATTTATTACAATCACCGCAATAGCCTGGTGATGCTGTTCAAAAATTACGGCATCGGACGGCTCCTGCGGAATTTGCCTGTACGATGGCTGCTGGACAGCATTACGGTGGCGACGTCGCTGTTCCGCAAGGAGCCCAAACGGTCCGCCGCGGTGCTTGCAGCATATTGGTACATGCTTACACATCTGCCGATGCTTGTGGCTAAACGCCGGCGGGTGCAACGAATGCGTACGGTATCGGATCGGGAACTGGACCATGTGATTTTTCCCGGCAGTGTCGTCTGGCGCTACTTCGTGAAAAAACAGAAAACATTTACTCAACTGATAGCAGAATGGTGA
- a CDS encoding DUF2723 domain-containing protein, producing MVKFDTNRWCAAFVFVVALIVYAMSMAPSESFWDCGEFAACSYTLAVPHPPGTPMFLLLGRIFSLLPLSSDVAVRVTYMSVLASALAIMLAYLIIVRVMRMLRGPEQTTMDRIIAYGGGIVGSLSLAWSYSMWFNAVESEVYASSQFFTHIVVWLILVWYEKADETDNGRWLLLIAYMMGLAIGVHLLNVLTIPALALVIYFRRREFAMGSFIAMLAGTLMALILVYPGIVKWLPMSASRIGAMAPLLITLAVGAIMWWSVKNKHGIIAVAAAGALLIIVGYSAMMEIYIRSGMNPGIDENDPDTPARFFSYLNREQYGDRAIFPRYWNNDPEYHSASDYFWRYQVNKMFNRYLFWQFIGREGAPHNEFQDAGVSPKYSVVSLLSSGELSGGARWLGIITCVPFLLGLAGFAYQFSKDKKSWFVIATLFFMTGYAIILYLNQDNPQPRERDYSYVGAFFAFAIWIGIGASAVIEWVAERVKNLPSSNTLALGTAGLLVLLSPVIMLARNYEIDKRSGNHVAEDYSYNMLNSCAQNGIIFTNGDNDTFPVWFLQEVKHVRTDVRVANLSLLNTGWYIKQMKNREPKVPISFTDSYIDRYLDEHDSEALLKRYWPPEKQKVELNTPDGKMVWTMPAAMFIPISQDQKDRQNNFLRVQDILILDILRTNFDPSKTPVPRPIYFAVTCANSNMIGLRDFLTFEGLVFRINPHKNVPMDADAVRRNFFTTFNGHFRGINDPNVHYDDNIEKLLQNYRSGFLQLAYYYSTLPDSAPQAELPSKSTDELIRNFDKLSNRQKALAVMQRMEEAIPEAVRPISNPELSVQIGRMYSDLGKPDEYRRRLETASSRPDLRPEQQLRLAAYWASSFNDMTKANKLIADAIGENPGTDQYYTVGREMYSAGAYSIAADYFKKCLALNQDDGQAIGGLLQCYQNMGDAAGAESLLDGWVTRHPNDKSAKQRLDQLRGHVATSDTNTPRSVN from the coding sequence ATGGTGAAATTCGACACGAACCGGTGGTGCGCTGCTTTTGTCTTCGTCGTGGCATTGATTGTCTATGCCATGTCTATGGCTCCCAGTGAGTCATTTTGGGACTGCGGCGAATTTGCGGCTTGTTCCTACACATTGGCCGTGCCTCACCCACCGGGGACTCCAATGTTCCTGTTGCTGGGGCGCATTTTCTCTCTTCTGCCGTTGTCCTCCGACGTCGCGGTCCGCGTGACCTACATGTCGGTGCTGGCAAGCGCGCTGGCGATTATGCTGGCGTATCTGATTATCGTGCGCGTCATGCGCATGCTGCGCGGACCGGAACAGACTACGATGGACAGGATCATCGCGTACGGCGGTGGTATTGTCGGTTCGTTGAGTCTGGCCTGGTCTTATTCGATGTGGTTTAATGCGGTCGAATCGGAGGTTTACGCGTCCAGCCAGTTCTTCACCCATATTGTAGTGTGGCTGATTCTGGTCTGGTACGAGAAGGCCGATGAAACCGATAACGGACGCTGGCTGCTGCTCATCGCCTACATGATGGGGCTGGCGATTGGCGTCCACTTGCTGAACGTGCTGACCATTCCGGCACTGGCGCTGGTGATCTACTTCCGCCGCCGCGAGTTTGCGATGGGTTCGTTCATCGCTATGCTGGCCGGAACGCTGATGGCGCTGATTCTGGTTTACCCCGGCATTGTCAAGTGGCTGCCGATGTCGGCGAGCCGGATCGGGGCGATGGCGCCGCTGCTGATTACGCTGGCTGTGGGCGCGATCATGTGGTGGTCTGTGAAGAACAAGCACGGTATCATCGCCGTGGCCGCTGCGGGCGCGTTGCTGATTATCGTCGGTTATTCGGCGATGATGGAGATTTACATTCGGTCGGGGATGAACCCGGGCATCGACGAGAACGACCCGGATACCCCAGCGCGCTTCTTTTCCTATTTGAACCGCGAACAGTACGGTGACCGCGCGATTTTCCCGCGGTACTGGAACAACGATCCTGAGTACCATAGCGCCAGCGATTATTTCTGGCGGTACCAGGTGAACAAGATGTTCAACCGTTACCTGTTCTGGCAGTTTATCGGGCGTGAAGGCGCGCCGCACAACGAGTTCCAGGACGCGGGCGTTTCCCCGAAGTACTCGGTGGTGTCCCTGCTTTCCTCCGGCGAACTTTCAGGGGGTGCGCGCTGGCTGGGGATCATTACGTGCGTGCCGTTTTTGCTGGGACTGGCGGGATTTGCCTACCAGTTCTCCAAGGACAAAAAAAGCTGGTTTGTCATCGCCACCCTGTTCTTCATGACCGGGTACGCGATCATCTTATATTTGAATCAGGACAATCCACAGCCGCGCGAGCGGGACTACTCCTACGTGGGGGCATTCTTCGCCTTTGCGATCTGGATCGGGATAGGTGCGTCGGCGGTGATCGAATGGGTGGCGGAGCGGGTCAAGAACCTGCCGTCATCCAACACGCTGGCCCTGGGGACGGCAGGCCTGTTAGTGCTGCTGAGTCCGGTGATTATGCTGGCGCGCAACTACGAAATCGACAAGCGCAGCGGCAACCACGTCGCCGAGGATTACAGCTATAATATGCTGAATTCCTGCGCCCAAAACGGAATCATTTTCACCAACGGTGATAATGATACGTTCCCGGTTTGGTTCTTGCAGGAGGTGAAGCACGTCCGCACGGATGTTCGTGTCGCGAATCTGAGCCTGCTGAATACCGGCTGGTATATCAAGCAGATGAAGAACCGCGAGCCCAAGGTGCCGATTTCCTTCACCGACAGCTACATTGACCGCTACCTCGACGAGCATGATTCCGAAGCTCTGCTGAAGCGCTACTGGCCGCCGGAAAAGCAGAAGGTGGAGCTGAATACTCCCGATGGCAAGATGGTATGGACCATGCCCGCGGCGATGTTCATTCCCATCAGCCAGGACCAGAAGGACCGGCAGAACAACTTCCTGCGGGTTCAGGATATTCTGATTCTGGACATTCTCCGGACCAATTTCGATCCGTCGAAGACCCCGGTGCCGCGCCCGATCTATTTCGCGGTGACGTGCGCCAACAGCAACATGATTGGTCTGCGGGACTTTCTGACCTTCGAGGGGCTGGTGTTCCGCATCAATCCGCACAAAAACGTGCCGATGGACGCCGACGCTGTCCGCCGCAACTTCTTCACGACCTTCAACGGCCACTTCCGCGGCATCAACGATCCGAACGTCCACTACGACGACAATATCGAGAAGCTGCTGCAGAACTACCGTTCCGGCTTCCTGCAACTGGCGTATTATTATTCGACCCTGCCCGACTCGGCGCCGCAGGCGGAATTGCCTTCGAAGTCAACGGACGAGCTGATTCGCAATTTCGACAAGCTCAGCAACCGGCAGAAGGCTCTGGCGGTCATGCAGCGAATGGAAGAAGCCATTCCCGAAGCGGTGCGGCCTATCAGCAATCCGGAACTGTCGGTGCAGATCGGGCGCATGTACTCGGATCTCGGCAAGCCTGACGAGTACCGCCGCCGGCTGGAAACCGCCTCATCCCGTCCGGATCTGCGGCCCGAGCAGCAACTGCGTCTCGCCGCTTATTGGGCGTCGTCGTTTAACGACATGACCAAGGCCAATAAGTTAATCGCGGACGCTATCGGGGAAAATCCCGGCACGGATCAGT